From Aegilops tauschii subsp. strangulata cultivar AL8/78 chromosome 5, Aet v6.0, whole genome shotgun sequence:
TTCGGTACGCATGGTAAACCATGCTTCTTACCAGACCAGTCGCATTCAGTCTCTATTTTGGTTGGTCTTTGCAGTGATTGATCTCTTGGACAATTGCTTGCCGTAATTTAATTGTATGCCTGCCACCTGATATGAGTGAAAAATTGGACTTTTTGGGCAGCATCTCTTAAAAACCTCTCCTTGATgtgtagtttcttggcattattaccAGTGAGCTGCTCATGTCATATGACTACTCTGCTATTTGTATGGTTTTTTCAGTATGGTGTAAAGATTTTCATTCTGACATCATTCAGAGATACATGCTACATCGAGATTCTCCCAGTCGTCCAAAAATCAAATAGAGGTAATGTGTTTTTGTCAATGATATGTTCTTACTGAATTGATATCTAAGTTTCACCAAATATTTCGGCCTGTTTGTATCTAATAagattttctttctttctttctttctggaCTCCAGTTATATGTTTGAGTTTTTGGGCCGAGGTGCACTACAACTCGATATATCCGGAAGGAGGTATATACAGTCTATTCTATCATCGTATAGATATCATTTTGCCTTTTATTCCATTGACTCGTCTATctcagaatgctgatgatgatctGCTGCAGAGTTGCCCGTCGTGGAGAACAGAAAGAAGAGGTGGTGGCACTTGGAGTTCTAGACTTGTAGTGCTAAAACCAAAAGGGGAATAGAAGATTTGATTTGTTCTTTTGATCTCATGGCAGCTTGTCGGATCGACGGTCGTTTTGTTCGACCATGTGATTACGAGGGATCTGAGGAGCTGCGACGCCGTAGGACTGATGAAGAGATTGACTGACAGTTCGTTTGTACATATATAGCAGTATCTGCACTGTTGACTGGTTCTGTGATATGTGATGTGAACATTTGTTGTGGTAGTACTTAATATATCTATATGCATCACTTATTTTTCTAGGAGAGGTTATGTCAATATTAGCAGAAAGCGTTGACAAAatgatactccctccatcccaaaatggAAGATCATTTTTGACACTATGGGACGGCGGATTTCTTTGCACTTTGACACAAATGACACACACCTTGTGGCACTGACAAGTGGATTcaggtcccacatgtcagtgatacaAGACGTCTCATTTGGAATGTCTGTGGCGCAAGGCACGCCATTTTGTCAAAGCAAGACAAAAGTAgataattttgttgaattccccGGAAATTGATCCATCGTCTACGGTGtagtgtgtggtgtttgtgttttGCAGTTACTTTAGTTAAATGTATGTATTTTTGTTTTGAACTTTGGTCCTGCTAATTCCAGTTAATCTAGAGCAGAGCAGTCTATGTATGTACTCACTCTGTACACTAAAGTAAGACGTTTTAGAGACTTGACAATGTTTTAAGCTGGTGTTAACTTTTCTCCGAACTCCAATTAAATGTTCGAGTTTTTGGACCAAAGTGCACTACAACAGGGGTGAGCAAAAAGCTCAAAGCTCAGTAAGCTTAACGATTGCTCGTTTGCTCGGCTCGCTTGCTAATGAGCTGAGTCAATCTTTGTTTTTAGCTTAATGATCCACACAAAGGAGTTCCACAAGCTAAAAAGGCTGTTCGTCAAGCTTGTCAAAAATCGTTCTAGCTTAGCTTTAGCCCATCCAGTCACAATTAGTCAGGTCATCTCATAAGTCTCAGCCCGCAAGTCCCCTATTATTTGACTCTCTTTTTTTTTGCAAGAATCCTATTATTTGACTTATTATACCTGCTTGCGATGCTATGTTGATTTGTTGGCTGTTGCTAAAATATTAATGCATTTGTGATGCAGTTGATTAAATTATCGTAAACTATTGTTGAAGTGATGTGCTACTTGTACTTTTAAATGAGCTGTAACAAGTGCTGACTCACGAGCTTTTTAGTGAACCGAGCCAATCTTGGTTTTTAGATCGTTATAATGAAAATGAGCCTACCTATCCGAGCCTTAACGAGCCGGGCTTCTTATTAATCCACCCCTAAGATCATCTCTGTCCAATCTCTTATAAGTTAAATTTGCGGAGAAACAAACCTGTTTAGGGCATCAAGGGGTATCTACCAAATCCCTTATATGACCTTTTCCCTAAAAatgaccccccctcccccccgggCAGGTGTTCCTAGGAGAAGTCACGCTGCCTCCCGCTCACCTGCAACTTTCCCGCCCAACCCCGATGTTGTCGTTGGTCGGCCCGTCATCGGTCTTCCCCGGTCCCGATAACCGCCGGAATGGAAAgcccctcccccactccaccccTGGTACCCTCGCCGGCGCCAGTGACCCACCGCCGGCCATGAATTCGGCACCGCTACCACCAAGACGATGATGGCAAGGCAATGATCATCAACAGAGGTTCGTCACCGATGGTTGTCGTCACTCGCTCGACCGCGACACCACCCTAGCCCAAAGCTGATCGGCAAAAGGGACCGTTGGACAGGCCGACGGCAAATAAAAAGAAGGCCATGACCTCCCCAACGCTTCTCCTTCGACCTCCCGTGGTGTCAGCGACTACTACGCGGCCTTCGACAGGCATGCCGCCGCCCCTTTCACCTCTGTTGGGCGAGGATGAGGTGGATTCATACGAGACCAACATGCTCGAGGAAATACCCGCAAGGTAACattttctccttctttttgttttttgtttggaGTTTGCTTAGGAAAGTGGTGCATGATTTTCTACGGATTGCTAGGTTCTTTGTTTACTTTTGTAGTGAGCAATTGAATGATGATGTGGCTGCTTTTCATGGAAAAATGAATGTAAGCCTCACACTTGACTTTAATGGCATTGCCATGTCAATAGCATATCCCCAAACGAGAGAGGCCAAGGTGGTGGACGAGGTCGAGGAGATCGAGGAGAGTCAAGTAAACAAGAAGAGGAGTATGTTGTGCAACTACAAGATCGAGGAAGACGAATGTTTGTGTGAAGCTTGGGTCAACATCTCTCTCGATGCCATAGTCAGTGCCGACCAAAATTGGAGAAATTTTGGCAAAGGATCAAGGGCCGAAGAACGTGCTATCATGTGGATGGATCCTAGCAAGATGGACGAGGAGGCGAGACAATATTGGGAGTTTACTCATGGGGACATCTTGGTTAAGATGTGTGGTGGCGGTGGCAAGGGTGTTGTCCACGGTGACAGTGATGGGAGTGCATGAGTCCCATTTGAACTATGATGGCTTTTGATCAACCATGTGTTTGTGGTTTTTTGGAATGAACTTGTTCATTCGGCGCCTTTCGGCACAAATTATGGTTACGTTTGATGGATTCGATGGACATTAGTGATGCTCATAGTTGAATTATTATGTGGTGCATTCCATTTGACTATGTTTGTGTTGAAATGTGTTCAATTTGTTTCAATTGTTTGAGCAAAAGTTTGGATGACTTAATGGGTTTTTTTATAGGGGATCTGCTAGATGAGCAAACATCATTTGCCTAAAACAATTTGGGGAAAACAGGGTAGGGAGAAGGTTTTGGACTTCTAGGGTAGGGGTCTAGTAGAGATGCTCTAACTACAACTCGATGTACCCAGAGAGGGGTGCCATTTATAGTTTACATTTTTTTTCTTAACTACTATTATCTCCGTCCCAAattacttgtcttagatttgtctagatgtATCTAGACACGCTCGGGGTGGAGGGAGTATGTCTCAACATGCTAATCACAATCTGTTGCAAAGTTGCACGTCATGGAGAACGTGAAGAAGAGGTGGTGGCATTTTCACTTCTAAGGGTCTCTAACCCTCCCCCCTATAAGATACCACACCTCCCTAAACTAAATGCCTCAAAGTTTGAGTCGGACCGGATGACAATGGGCCTATTTTCCACCATCTTCCTCGAGCACAAGACTGCGAGGAACCTCCATTTTGAGCTCCTAAGCTTGATCCGAGGCGAAGGATAGGAGCAATGGAGAAAAAACGGGCACCATCCATGGAGAAGAAGGtcgaagaggaagaaggaggagggcCAAACTACACCGCGAGATCCATGGCGACTGACTAACGGAGCGGAGGATGAGGAACAATAGAAGACGAGTAGTCCAGCGGAGGAGATGCCGCAGAAAGAAGGAGCAAGTAGGCAACCGATTGAACTGATGGATTAGTCCATATTACAGAACCATTTGTCACCATGTGTTTATAAATCATTTGTGCAAACACATGTTACTTGTCTAGTCTCTACTATGTACAAAGAAAAAGAATAGACATACGAACTGCAATATGCAAGGAAATTCAGTTATTCTCAAAATGTTGCACTAATTTCATTAGCCTTTTGGTTTTGTGTACATTCCATGGTACTGTAACTAAATTGAACAACTAAGAACCGAGAATACATGGAATGATGGAAAGGAGCTAAAACCATTAATGTGAAGCTCCAAAAGCATTATATGGATGTTCATCTTAAATATCGTGCATAACAAGAAGAGGCCAAAGCACCGCCATCAAGACAACAATGGCGCCGGCGGATCCAAAGCCCGCCGGCGCAGCCCCACTGGGGGGCCCCGGCGGTGGCCTGGCCTTGTCGGTGACCTTGATGACCAGCTTCTGCCCGCCCTGGCAGTGGCCGGTGACGCCGCTGATGAAGTAGAAGGGGCCGGGGCGGTCGAGGCGCACCTCGGTGTTACCGCTGTTGGAGAAGAAGATGGGGTGCGACGACTCACACTTGTTGTACCCCTGCTCCGTCACCACCATCACCGAGTCCTGATTGTACTTGAAATCTATGCACGCACGCACGATCGCGCCACATATCAAAAAACAATTTATCATCAACCAAGCCATCGACGCCGATGAACGAGTTGGTGGTGTTAACACGACGGGCGGCTCTTACGGACGATGTCGCCGACGTGGAAGTGGTTCTTGGACGCCCAATGGTTGTACGTTTGGGAGTCGCCGGCCTGCGGGACGACCCACTCGGCGTCGCCGCCGACCTCGAAGTTGGTGGCGCGCGACGCGTCGAGGAGCGCGAGGAGCAGCACGAGGGAGAGGAGGCTCGCCATGGCCGGCCACGGAATTGCTGGCTACCTGATGAGACGCGCAGAACGAACCGAGATTGACATGCAAGGGGAAGAAGATTAATAGGTGGTGGCGAGTTGGGGAGGCGTCGACGAGTATGTGGTGCATGTGTGCAGCCGGAGTTGGGCCGCCGCGGGAAAGCATGAGATCGATCCATCCTTGCTTTGACCCGCGCCCAAAGCGTGTGTGGTGAAGAGTAAAAATAGGTGGGGATATGCATGCAGACCCTTTTGTTTTGTACTAGTAGCTAACTTAAATATTACAGTAGATTTCTGACCAtcatcttatatttgtttacaagGGAATAATGTATAAGATGTTTATTTTAAAACAAAATGCACCCAAAAAAATGCATCACTTTTAAAAAGGagaaaaatatatttttggtCTCTCAAGTTCTCCAAAAGTCTACATCTGGTGCCTCAAGAATTTTCGAGCGACATTTGACCCCTCCAGTCTCATAACCGAGTAACTTTCTTCCAAAACCGGGGCAAAGTGATATTGAggttcccgcaaaaaaaaaagatgtGTGACTAGTTTTTGAATCTCACCTGCCACATGAGTAGTCCAAGTCACTGGCGTAGCCAGCCTGATTTGCCAGTGTGGTCCGGTAATAGAAATATTTACACAAGTTCTGTTTATTTTAAAAGAAATATTTTTTTTACTACACTATACACAAGCTATGGGGGGATTCCAGGGTGGTCCATCGACCACCCTGGCCACCCCCTAGCTACGCCACTGGTCcaagtctctctctctctctctctaggaTGCAGGAGTAACACGCAACACACTGGCAGGTGGCAACAACCAACGCCGCCTTACCCCCGGCTACCTCCCACCACCATCGCGCCTCGTCTCCGTACCATTCGCAACCACCAACCCTCACCACATCACTCCCGCACCCAAGGATCTATCCACATGGGAGTTTGATGCGGCAGAGTTGCTTGTCTGCGGCGTATCGGGGTTGTTGACGACGGCGTATGTGTAACCAGACGATGCTAATTCTAGGCCGGTGGCGTTCGACTGCGATGCTGCCTAGGTCGGCTGCATCTGATGGTCCCTAAAGACGGGGCCCTAGATGGCGGCAGGCTCAACCTCTGACCTgtttggggaacatagtaattcaaaaaaaatcctacgatctcgcaagatctatctaggagaagcatagcaatgagcggggagagtgtgtccacgtaccctcgtagaccgaaagcggaagcgtttagtaacgcggttgatgtagtcgaacgtcttcactatccaaccgatccaagtaccgaacgtgcggcacctccgtgttcagcacacgttcagcacaatgacgtccctcgagctcttgatccagttgaggacgagggagagtttcgtcagcacgacggtgtggcgacggtaatgatgaagttaccagcgtagggcttcgcctaagcactacgacgatatgaccgaggtgtgtaactgtggaagggggcaccgccacacggctaagagaagacttgttgtactttggggtgcccccctccccacatatataaaggaggggggaggaggaggccggccaaggggggcgcgcgccatatgggagtccaactaggattcccaatcctagttggagtccccttccttttccaagaggggaagagagggaaggaggaagagagggagaaggaaagaggggggcgccgccccctccctagtccaattcggacttgccatgg
This genomic window contains:
- the LOC109744250 gene encoding early nodulin-like protein 6, with the protein product MASLLSLVLLLALLDASRATNFEVGGDAEWVVPQAGDSQTYNHWASKNHFHVGDIVHFKYNQDSVMVVTEQGYNKCESSHPIFFSNSGNTEVRLDRPGPFYFISGVTGHCQGGQKLVIKVTDKARPPPGPPSGAAPAGFGSAGAIVVLMAVLWPLLVMHDI